In a single window of the bacterium genome:
- a CDS encoding VWA domain-containing protein: protein MDGQAPVTFLWPAVLALYVIVPVLIAAYVWILRRPSRVRIQYSSVDLIAQAAAAGKPWRRHVPAVLYLLTLCAVILTAARPMAPVPVPDDRTVVMLSMDVSRSMMAHDVVPNRIDAAKKAAVQFVRALPQRAKIGLVSFSSYATLVTPPTDDHDRVIQAINSLSLEFATAIGDGLLEAVYALPGRARPENSPGPGMPPLGPPPASDRLSPATVVLLSDGQSNRGTPPEDAAVVARQQRVKVYTVGLGSPEGTFLELGGRSIFVRLDEETLKEIAQVTGGTYQRVSSTADLSRVYTRLGRSIGWERKPTEVSGLTSVIVAALFMTTVAVSLFWMHRLG from the coding sequence ATGGACGGGCAGGCTCCCGTGACGTTCCTCTGGCCGGCGGTCCTGGCCCTCTACGTGATCGTGCCGGTGCTGATTGCCGCCTATGTCTGGATCCTGCGCCGCCCCTCCCGAGTCCGCATCCAGTACTCGAGCGTGGATCTGATCGCCCAGGCGGCCGCCGCTGGTAAGCCATGGCGGAGGCATGTGCCGGCCGTCTTGTATCTGCTGACGTTGTGCGCGGTGATTCTGACCGCGGCGCGTCCCATGGCGCCGGTGCCGGTCCCTGACGACCGGACCGTGGTGATGCTCAGCATGGACGTGAGCCGGAGCATGATGGCCCATGACGTTGTCCCGAACCGGATCGACGCCGCTAAGAAAGCAGCGGTCCAGTTTGTGCGGGCGCTGCCGCAGAGGGCCAAGATCGGCCTGGTGTCGTTCAGCTCGTATGCCACGCTCGTGACGCCGCCCACCGACGACCATGATCGCGTGATTCAGGCCATCAACAGCCTGTCGCTCGAGTTTGCCACGGCGATCGGTGACGGCCTGCTGGAAGCCGTGTATGCACTCCCCGGCCGTGCGCGGCCGGAAAATTCGCCCGGGCCGGGCATGCCGCCCCTGGGTCCGCCCCCCGCGAGCGATCGCTTGTCACCCGCCACGGTGGTCCTCTTGAGCGACGGGCAGAGCAACCGCGGGACACCTCCCGAGGATGCCGCGGTCGTCGCCCGTCAGCAACGCGTCAAGGTGTATACTGTGGGCCTGGGATCGCCGGAAGGGACGTTCCTCGAGCTCGGGGGACGGAGCATCTTCGTCCGGCTGGACGAGGAGACCCTCAAGGAAATCGCCCAGGTCACAGGGGGGACGTACCAGCGCGTCTCGTCCACCGCGGACCTCAGCCGGGTCTACACACGCCTCGGCCGCTCGATCGGGTGGGAACGAAAGCCGACCGAGGTGAGCGGGCTCACCTCGGTGATCGTTGCCGCGCTGTTCATGACGACGGTCGCCGTGTCGCTGTTCTGGATGCACCGGCTAGGGTGA
- a CDS encoding phospholipid carrier-dependent glycosyltransferase — protein sequence MSMTYDEPVYIAAGYSYWETRDDRMNGEHPPILKMLIALPLLSLGLTVPTDDPSWREGGQGPFSRAFLSRQGVNVERIVFRSRLSIVFIGFLLALFVRKWAAELWGAEAGLAALLLFVFEPNTLAHARLATLDLGLTAFTFISMFYVWKWLRTGRVIYAILASVALGFSLLSKEAALAFLPIFLGQFIVDDVAASRNSLPRHVHPFKGFFQVLAGAAVVVSMVYAVVFHWHPLLHIGGEHRTVDKVLARIPGLRGAVQTQVVALGQRIWVPDLDKYIEGLLDQRRHLIQGHASFLMGHHALHGWWYYYPIAFLIKTPLPILLLVIIRLVLLAAIPMVDGEYMIVFPIIGMMILACFDTADLGLRQILPLYPFLFIWLSRVVALELFGARRLKMRPASAPIAVER from the coding sequence ATGTCTATGACGTACGACGAGCCCGTGTACATCGCCGCAGGCTACTCCTACTGGGAAACTCGCGATGACCGCATGAACGGCGAGCATCCGCCTATCCTCAAAATGCTGATCGCGCTTCCCCTCCTCTCCCTGGGCCTCACGGTTCCCACAGATGACCCGTCCTGGCGGGAAGGGGGACAAGGCCCCTTCTCTCGGGCTTTTTTGTCCAGGCAGGGGGTCAATGTGGAACGCATCGTATTCCGATCAAGGCTCTCCATCGTTTTCATTGGCTTCCTACTGGCGCTTTTTGTCCGGAAGTGGGCCGCAGAACTTTGGGGTGCAGAAGCCGGTCTGGCCGCGCTGCTGTTGTTTGTGTTCGAGCCCAATACGCTCGCTCATGCTAGGCTCGCAACCCTGGATCTCGGGCTGACCGCTTTCACGTTCATCTCGATGTTTTACGTATGGAAGTGGCTCAGGACCGGCCGGGTAATCTATGCGATTCTCGCAAGCGTGGCTCTCGGATTCTCGCTCCTGTCCAAGGAAGCCGCTCTCGCGTTCCTGCCGATCTTCCTCGGACAATTTATCGTCGACGACGTTGCGGCCTCGCGAAACAGCCTTCCTCGGCATGTGCATCCCTTCAAGGGCTTCTTTCAAGTCCTCGCTGGCGCCGCGGTCGTTGTGAGTATGGTCTACGCGGTGGTGTTCCATTGGCACCCCCTACTCCATATCGGCGGTGAGCATCGGACCGTGGACAAGGTCCTGGCCCGGATACCAGGTCTCAGGGGTGCGGTGCAAACACAGGTCGTCGCCCTGGGTCAGCGCATATGGGTCCCGGACCTCGACAAGTACATCGAAGGACTACTCGACCAACGGAGGCACCTCATCCAAGGGCACGCGTCATTCCTGATGGGGCACCACGCGTTGCATGGATGGTGGTACTACTACCCAATCGCGTTCCTGATCAAGACTCCCCTCCCGATTTTGCTCCTCGTGATCATTCGGCTCGTCCTTCTCGCTGCGATTCCCATGGTTGATGGGGAATACATGATCGTATTCCCCATCATCGGCATGATGATCCTGGCCTGTTTCGATACCGCTGATCTTGGGTTACGCCAGATCCTGCCGCTCTATCCCTTTCTCTTTATCTGGCTTAGTCGCGTTGTTGCGCTCGAACTGTTCGGGGCCCGAAGGCTGAAGATGCGGCCCGCGAGCGCGCCGATAGCGGTCGAGCGGTAA
- a CDS encoding Gfo/Idh/MocA family oxidoreductase yields the protein MPSVAVVGLGHWGPNLVRALASLRDVNLSALCDLEVNRAEKVAQHFCPRARIVKDWWDLTNDREVDAVILATPIRTHFELASAFLMAGKHVFVEKPLAQTVQECRTLIDLAERHHRVLMVDHVFEYNAAVQRIKKYLDQGDLGRLFYMYSQRVNLGRIQRDINALWSLAPHDVSIMNYWLGQEPLWVTARGFSYLSHGIEDVVFVSMEYPGGVGAHLHLGWLDPRKVRLMTLVGSKKMLVYDDVSMDAKIQIYDKGIVQLHDHLEAPESFAEFQLQIRVGDVLIPALEFPEPLQTGCRHFIDCIQSGQRPLTDGVTGLKVVRVLEAAEQSLRGGGVPVELRAAAIER from the coding sequence ATGCCCAGTGTCGCAGTGGTGGGATTGGGCCATTGGGGGCCGAATCTCGTCCGGGCTCTCGCGTCTCTGCGCGATGTGAACCTCTCTGCATTGTGTGATTTGGAAGTCAACAGAGCCGAGAAGGTTGCGCAGCATTTTTGCCCGCGGGCTAGGATCGTCAAAGATTGGTGGGATTTGACGAACGATAGAGAGGTCGATGCTGTCATTCTGGCCACACCGATTCGGACGCACTTTGAGCTTGCCAGCGCCTTCCTTATGGCCGGCAAACACGTGTTTGTCGAGAAACCCCTTGCTCAAACAGTGCAGGAATGCCGCACGTTGATTGATTTGGCTGAGCGACATCACCGTGTCCTCATGGTCGACCACGTCTTCGAGTACAACGCGGCCGTCCAACGGATCAAGAAATACCTTGACCAAGGAGATCTCGGCAGACTCTTCTACATGTATTCGCAGCGGGTGAACCTCGGCCGCATCCAGCGTGACATCAACGCGTTATGGAGCCTTGCTCCTCATGATGTGTCAATCATGAACTATTGGCTGGGGCAAGAACCGCTGTGGGTGACGGCTCGAGGGTTTTCGTACCTCAGCCACGGTATCGAGGACGTCGTGTTCGTATCCATGGAATACCCGGGTGGTGTCGGCGCGCACCTCCACCTCGGCTGGCTCGACCCGCGAAAGGTCCGTCTCATGACCCTTGTGGGCAGCAAGAAGATGCTCGTCTACGACGACGTGAGCATGGATGCCAAGATCCAGATATACGACAAGGGGATCGTGCAGTTGCACGACCACCTGGAGGCGCCGGAGTCTTTTGCTGAGTTTCAACTCCAGATCCGCGTTGGAGACGTATTGATTCCGGCACTCGAATTTCCGGAGCCGCTCCAAACTGGGTGCCGGCACTTCATCGACTGCATTCAAAGCGGCCAGCGTCCGCTCACCGATGGGGTGACTGGCCTCAAGGTGGTGCGGGTGTTGGAGGCCGCTGAGCAATCGTTGAGGGGGGGCGGGGTCCCCGTTGAGCTCAGAGCCGCGGCGATAGAGCGCTGA
- a CDS encoding DegT/DnrJ/EryC1/StrS family aminotransferase has product GAVGVGSGTAALHLALLACGVGPGDEVITSAHTFIAGAEAISHTGARPVFVDIDPRTYTIDPGRVEEAITPRTKAILPIHLYGQPAELGPLLEIARRHEVWLIEDAAQAHGAEYLGQRCGSIGHLACFSFYPGKNLGAYGDAGAVTSNDRLLLDKVRKLRDHGRTDKYEHDEIGFGERLDALQAAILAAKLSRLEAWTEARRAHASLYNQVLADSGVTIPYESPNVRHVYHLYVIRVLQRNMLLPHLRSRGIGAGIHYPIPLHRQPAYLKRGYHDVSLPHTEKAANEVVSLPMYPELSHEQIMYVARAVKELVG; this is encoded by the coding sequence GGCGCTGTTGGTGTAGGCTCTGGTACGGCGGCATTGCACCTCGCTCTCCTGGCGTGTGGCGTGGGGCCCGGTGACGAAGTAATCACCTCCGCGCACACGTTCATCGCGGGGGCTGAAGCGATCTCACACACCGGTGCGCGCCCAGTCTTCGTGGATATCGATCCACGCACATACACGATCGATCCAGGGCGGGTTGAGGAGGCCATCACCCCTCGCACGAAGGCAATTCTTCCGATCCACTTGTACGGCCAGCCAGCGGAGCTGGGGCCGCTCCTGGAGATCGCACGACGCCACGAAGTCTGGTTGATCGAAGACGCGGCTCAGGCCCATGGCGCGGAATACCTGGGCCAACGCTGCGGTAGCATCGGCCACTTGGCCTGTTTCAGCTTCTATCCCGGCAAGAACCTGGGTGCGTACGGCGACGCCGGCGCGGTGACGAGCAATGACAGACTGCTGCTGGACAAGGTACGCAAGTTGCGCGATCATGGCCGGACAGACAAATACGAGCACGATGAGATCGGCTTCGGTGAACGTCTGGACGCTCTGCAGGCGGCCATTCTGGCCGCCAAACTTTCGCGGCTGGAAGCCTGGACGGAGGCCCGACGGGCTCATGCGAGTCTGTACAATCAGGTATTGGCTGATAGTGGCGTGACGATACCTTACGAGTCGCCCAATGTCCGTCACGTCTATCACTTGTATGTGATCCGCGTGCTCCAGCGCAATATGCTACTGCCCCATCTTAGGAGTCGGGGCATTGGCGCCGGCATACACTACCCGATACCCTTGCACCGGCAGCCCGCATACTTGAAACGCGGATATCACGACGTGTCATTGCCGCACACGGAGAAAGCCGCGAACGAGGTCGTGTCGCTGCCGATGTACCCTGAACTCAGCCATGAGCAGATCATGTACGTGGCGCGAGCAGTGAAGGAGCTGGTTGGTTAA
- a CDS encoding UDP-glucose/GDP-mannose dehydrogenase family protein translates to MNIGIFGTGYVGLVTAVCFADLGHSVVAVDKDHQVVAKLTAGEPTLYEPGLKEILTRNLEASRLVFTTRAEEAVRRSEVLFLCVGTPPRSDGSSDPVQVEEVARSLAPLLDGHKLIVEKSTVPVNTARLLDRTLRWWAPPGCDYEVASNPEFLREGSAIHDFLHPDRIVIGADSDRARSLMLELYGDAFDCPKLITDVKTAELIKHASNAFLASKISFINMISNLCEELGVDVSVVARGVGLDHRIGAHFFNAGLGFGGSCLPKDLQAFVRIAEDFGVDFSLLREVERINEGRVGRLLKKLERALWVVGGKTVGILGVAFKPNTSDIRQAPSLQVLSRLKDAGAILNVYDPKAASNLEQIHPPNASLHYAASPYEAAENAHALVILTEWEEVASLDLARIRSLMRSPIIVDGRNLFNPVEMRERGFEYYSLGRGDVTISEPDGRVKNSGMQA, encoded by the coding sequence GTGAACATCGGTATCTTCGGCACAGGGTATGTCGGCCTCGTCACAGCCGTGTGTTTTGCCGATCTCGGCCATTCTGTGGTTGCGGTCGATAAGGATCACCAAGTCGTAGCGAAGCTCACAGCCGGCGAGCCCACACTCTATGAACCGGGTCTGAAGGAAATTCTGACGCGGAATCTTGAGGCGTCTCGGTTAGTATTCACGACACGTGCCGAGGAAGCGGTGAGGCGTAGCGAGGTGCTGTTCCTGTGTGTCGGCACCCCACCCCGTTCCGACGGAAGTAGTGACCCCGTCCAAGTGGAAGAGGTCGCACGAAGCCTTGCCCCGCTGCTCGACGGGCACAAGCTCATTGTCGAGAAGAGCACGGTGCCCGTGAACACGGCACGCCTGCTCGATCGGACACTTCGCTGGTGGGCCCCGCCGGGATGTGACTATGAGGTGGCCAGCAACCCGGAATTTCTGCGCGAAGGGTCCGCGATTCACGATTTCCTTCACCCGGACAGGATCGTGATCGGGGCTGATTCGGACCGTGCCCGCTCGTTGATGCTCGAACTGTACGGCGATGCCTTCGACTGCCCGAAACTGATCACAGATGTGAAAACCGCAGAGCTGATCAAGCACGCTTCCAATGCGTTTCTCGCGTCGAAGATCTCGTTCATCAACATGATTTCCAATCTGTGCGAGGAACTCGGAGTTGACGTGAGCGTCGTCGCTCGAGGGGTTGGTCTCGATCATCGCATCGGCGCCCATTTCTTCAACGCAGGCCTGGGGTTCGGAGGGTCATGCCTCCCTAAGGACCTTCAGGCATTCGTGCGGATCGCAGAGGACTTTGGCGTGGACTTTTCGCTGCTGCGCGAAGTGGAGCGAATAAACGAGGGACGAGTGGGACGGTTGCTCAAGAAGCTTGAGCGGGCCTTGTGGGTCGTCGGCGGCAAGACGGTCGGGATCTTAGGCGTCGCGTTCAAACCGAATACGAGCGACATTCGGCAGGCGCCGAGTCTGCAGGTGCTTTCCCGGTTGAAGGACGCCGGAGCCATCCTCAATGTGTATGATCCTAAAGCCGCCTCCAACCTGGAGCAGATACATCCACCCAACGCCTCTCTCCATTACGCGGCGTCACCGTACGAAGCCGCAGAGAATGCCCACGCCCTTGTGATCCTCACCGAGTGGGAGGAGGTCGCGTCACTGGATCTTGCGCGTATTCGCTCGCTCATGCGCAGTCCCATCATCGTCGATGGGCGGAATCTCTTCAACCCGGTGGAGATGCGCGAACGAGGGTTTGAGTACTATAGCCTTGGACGCGGCGATGTCACTATCTCCGAACCTGATGGGCGGGTAAAGAACTCCGGGATGCAGGCCTAA
- a CDS encoding VWA domain-containing protein: MEFTWPLMLWGLALLPALVAWYVFGVRRARRRAVDRFAERSLYERLATSLPGLRRHVSMALYFVALALLLGAVGRPVMSIPLPVNKAVVVLLIDTSGSMMAPDLDPTRLEAAKVAARTFVDSFPQGPKIGLVSFSTYATLNIPPTPDHEAVKQAVGTLKPQEATAIGDGILVALKALPGRAVDLPEARPGPFGPPPFGTPPAPGSPAPPPTPPQGEDLSPAAIILLSDGGQNAGTADPVKMALLAKQLKVKIYTVGLGAPGGSVFNYQGQMVFVPFDPTLLQQIAAVTDGKFFMASASQGLKQVYRDLGRVLGWEKRKTEVSSLFVGAAGALLLIGGVVSLVWTGRLP; this comes from the coding sequence GTGGAATTTACCTGGCCACTAATGCTTTGGGGGCTCGCCTTGCTGCCCGCGCTGGTGGCGTGGTACGTTTTCGGCGTGCGCCGAGCCCGGCGTCGAGCGGTCGATCGGTTCGCCGAGCGGTCCCTGTATGAGCGGTTGGCGACATCGCTCCCAGGGTTGCGGAGGCACGTCAGCATGGCGCTGTACTTCGTCGCGCTTGCCTTGCTGCTGGGCGCGGTCGGCCGGCCGGTGATGAGCATCCCGCTGCCCGTCAACAAAGCCGTCGTCGTGCTCCTCATCGACACCAGCGGGAGCATGATGGCGCCGGATCTCGATCCGACCCGTCTCGAAGCGGCCAAAGTCGCCGCCCGCACGTTCGTGGACTCGTTTCCGCAAGGGCCCAAGATCGGGTTGGTGTCGTTCAGCACCTACGCGACCCTCAATATTCCGCCGACTCCCGACCACGAAGCCGTGAAGCAGGCGGTGGGCACCCTCAAGCCTCAGGAAGCCACGGCGATCGGGGACGGGATTCTGGTGGCGCTCAAGGCCCTCCCTGGGCGCGCGGTTGATCTTCCCGAGGCCCGGCCCGGGCCATTCGGCCCACCCCCATTTGGGACCCCGCCGGCCCCTGGGTCTCCCGCGCCGCCGCCCACGCCCCCTCAAGGGGAGGATCTCTCGCCTGCGGCGATCATATTGCTCAGTGACGGCGGGCAGAACGCCGGTACCGCGGATCCGGTGAAGATGGCGCTGCTCGCAAAGCAGCTCAAGGTGAAGATCTACACGGTGGGCTTGGGGGCGCCGGGGGGGAGCGTCTTTAACTATCAAGGGCAGATGGTGTTCGTCCCGTTTGATCCCACGCTGCTGCAACAAATCGCTGCTGTGACGGATGGCAAGTTCTTCATGGCCTCGGCGTCGCAGGGGCTCAAGCAGGTCTACCGCGACCTGGGGCGCGTACTGGGGTGGGAGAAGCGAAAGACTGAGGTCTCCTCGCTGTTCGTGGGTGCGGCGGGGGCCCTGCTCCTCATCGGTGGGGTGGTATCACTCGTATGGACGGGCAGGCTCCCGTGA
- a CDS encoding methyltransferase domain-containing protein, with translation MMSYGYVLTRAARNKQSVSILDWGGGLGHYYLYSRALLPEIAIEYHCYDVPALCRVGRRLQPGVQFHQETDDLAGARFDLVVSSSSLHYFQDWQHVAGTLAQRTSGFLYIARLMTVTRGPSFVVRQRSRQGYRTEFLVWFLNREEVLECVQRHGMNLVREFVFEEDWVVKNAPEQGRCRGFLFHRQE, from the coding sequence ATGATGTCTTACGGGTACGTCCTGACACGGGCGGCTCGGAACAAACAAAGTGTGAGCATCCTGGACTGGGGTGGCGGCCTCGGTCACTATTATCTGTATAGCCGGGCCCTTCTGCCCGAGATCGCCATTGAGTATCATTGCTATGATGTACCGGCGTTGTGCCGGGTGGGAAGACGCCTTCAGCCGGGCGTTCAATTCCACCAGGAAACAGACGATCTCGCTGGAGCCCGCTTTGACTTGGTCGTCAGTAGCAGTTCTTTGCACTATTTTCAGGACTGGCAGCACGTGGCCGGCACACTTGCCCAACGCACCAGCGGGTTCCTGTACATCGCCAGGCTGATGACTGTGACCCGGGGGCCGTCATTTGTGGTCAGGCAGCGCAGCCGGCAGGGCTACCGCACGGAATTCCTGGTCTGGTTTCTCAATCGCGAAGAAGTACTCGAGTGCGTCCAACGGCATGGAATGAACCTCGTCCGCGAGTTCGTGTTCGAGGAGGACTGGGTTGTGAAGAACGCCCCCGAGCAGGGTAGGTGCCGGGGGTTCCTCTTCCACCGCCAGGAATGA
- a CDS encoding glycosyltransferase family 39 protein: MVRSISTASFLVGILAIATLLRVALLGDKSLSLEEISSIFSTRLDWGSFFKVFAPREVNMTFYYVLLRVWRLAGENEVVIRSLSVAAGVATIPVLYLLGRRLFGPRVGLVAAFLISINSYHIEFSQYARSYSLLAFLATLSSLLFVNCLERPCWGNWLGYLVVGVLGVYSHLFAAFVLLAQWVSLVFLRLRDVPWRGWLISALCMVLLLLPLGIIAMPRTPTWGTWVPVPKFRDIPYVYFVLTGERGGRTGILLVLFYCIACVIALLGARRARAFSGTLRPLWRYGFLLTWLFLPVLAAFAVSQVKSIFFAHYMIICLPPLMLLAAVGLDAMPKRALIGGLVIVTLLSSHQIYKYYVDYNGHEDFRGATRYILSHVRAEDAVVIFAPYIQKSFEYYRERFEGASKLPPFTILSMDTRVLQLWQRLRDAARDEPADPLPSGTEPPSHYHRVWLMLSHDWDREPGVLTVSRSIQASWARKYCSVAEERFTDVRVLLYDTPRSGGCR, from the coding sequence TTGGTTCGCTCGATTTCCACCGCGTCTTTCCTGGTCGGCATTCTCGCCATCGCGACGCTGCTTCGGGTCGCGCTTTTGGGCGACAAGAGTCTTAGTCTAGAAGAGATTTCCAGCATTTTCTCCACGCGGCTCGATTGGGGGTCGTTCTTTAAGGTCTTCGCGCCTCGAGAAGTGAACATGACCTTTTATTACGTCCTCCTGCGAGTCTGGCGTCTTGCCGGGGAGAACGAGGTCGTTATCCGATCGCTGTCGGTCGCTGCTGGGGTGGCCACCATCCCCGTACTCTATCTTCTCGGACGGCGCCTGTTCGGACCACGCGTGGGTCTCGTGGCAGCTTTCCTCATCAGCATCAACTCGTACCATATCGAGTTTTCGCAATATGCCCGATCCTACAGCCTCCTTGCATTCCTGGCCACCCTCTCCTCGCTGCTGTTTGTGAACTGCCTCGAGCGGCCGTGCTGGGGAAACTGGCTCGGCTATCTCGTGGTCGGCGTCCTGGGCGTGTACAGTCACCTGTTTGCTGCATTCGTGCTATTGGCGCAGTGGGTCTCTCTCGTGTTCCTGCGCCTACGCGATGTCCCGTGGCGTGGATGGCTGATAAGCGCACTGTGCATGGTCCTTCTGCTCCTGCCTTTGGGGATCATCGCAATGCCGCGGACACCCACATGGGGGACCTGGGTCCCCGTTCCCAAGTTTCGCGACATTCCCTATGTGTATTTTGTGCTGACCGGCGAACGGGGAGGGCGGACCGGCATCCTGCTCGTGCTTTTCTATTGTATAGCCTGCGTGATCGCGCTCCTGGGTGCGCGTCGAGCACGCGCTTTTTCCGGGACTCTCCGGCCACTCTGGCGGTATGGCTTCCTGCTTACCTGGCTCTTTCTTCCGGTGCTTGCGGCGTTTGCCGTATCCCAGGTAAAATCCATCTTCTTCGCACACTATATGATCATTTGCCTGCCTCCCCTCATGCTTCTCGCGGCGGTGGGTCTCGACGCGATGCCGAAGCGGGCTCTGATCGGAGGCTTGGTCATTGTGACGCTATTATCATCACATCAGATCTACAAGTATTATGTGGACTATAATGGACATGAGGACTTCAGGGGCGCGACCCGCTACATCCTCTCCCACGTGAGGGCCGAGGACGCTGTGGTAATCTTTGCGCCATATATCCAGAAATCGTTCGAGTACTATCGTGAGCGGTTCGAAGGCGCTTCGAAGCTCCCGCCGTTCACGATCCTTTCGATGGACACGCGGGTCCTACAACTCTGGCAACGGCTCAGGGACGCCGCGCGCGACGAGCCGGCTGATCCGCTGCCCAGCGGGACGGAGCCTCCGTCGCACTATCATCGGGTCTGGCTCATGCTGAGCCACGATTGGGACAGGGAGCCCGGTGTGTTAACCGTCAGCCGATCGATTCAGGCCTCTTGGGCCCGCAAGTACTGCTCGGTCGCCGAAGAACGGTTCACTGACGTGCGGGTCCTGCTTTATGACACGCCCCGCAGCGGCGGCTGCCGATAG
- a CDS encoding glycosyltransferase family 2 protein gives MGDAESSLVASERVVKPLVSVIIPTHNRADTLPRALDSAYGQEGRGDHFDLEIVVVDDASSDATPSVIRAYPEIRYIRLPERRGVSAATNAALQVSRGCYITFLDDDDVWLPHKLRVQVPLLTAHPDIGVVYSQSLVRSEGKEEWLYPEASKALSGWVFTGMLMDNFCGHHASLLARRTAFETAGYFDETLRSHVDWDMSLRLAFHVPFLFSPGAVDVYNLSPQGLWLKRAASGMGRADAARVIEKALQLLPNSPQYEEIKREARARVMLGAVYPLLLAGDLAQVRETAVTTLRAHPWIIRHEWARDTLGQAVSTFALSTTSPVSTARELCAEIRSAIPSRTLWNRWYARCTFGAIWADTARVLASSDPARDRDSAYAAAIAIATMPSFLRRPGLLRLIVRGVLGRRADTICAGWYMRMRNMLGAAERSAKAPGLR, from the coding sequence ATGGGAGACGCTGAGTCGAGTCTAGTTGCGAGCGAGAGGGTCGTAAAACCGCTCGTGAGCGTGATCATTCCGACCCATAACCGCGCCGACACCCTGCCTCGCGCTTTGGATTCCGCATATGGACAGGAGGGGCGAGGTGATCATTTTGATCTCGAGATAGTCGTGGTCGACGATGCATCCTCGGATGCAACTCCAAGCGTGATCCGCGCGTACCCGGAGATACGGTATATTCGGCTCCCTGAGCGGCGTGGTGTGTCGGCCGCCACGAACGCAGCCCTGCAGGTCAGCCGGGGATGCTACATCACATTTCTCGATGACGATGACGTCTGGCTCCCACATAAGCTTCGTGTTCAGGTCCCGCTGCTCACGGCGCACCCCGATATCGGGGTCGTGTACAGTCAATCCTTAGTACGCAGCGAGGGGAAGGAAGAGTGGTTGTATCCGGAGGCGAGCAAGGCGCTTTCCGGGTGGGTCTTTACGGGGATGCTGATGGACAATTTTTGCGGACATCATGCATCTCTCCTCGCCCGTCGTACCGCGTTCGAAACAGCCGGTTATTTCGACGAAACTCTGAGGTCCCACGTAGACTGGGATATGTCGCTGCGGCTCGCGTTTCACGTTCCGTTCCTGTTCTCGCCCGGCGCTGTCGACGTCTACAACCTGTCGCCACAGGGATTGTGGCTTAAGCGAGCCGCGAGTGGAATGGGACGGGCGGATGCGGCACGTGTCATCGAAAAAGCGCTCCAGCTGCTGCCCAACTCGCCGCAGTACGAGGAGATAAAGCGGGAGGCCAGGGCGCGGGTAATGCTCGGCGCGGTGTACCCGCTACTCCTTGCCGGCGATCTTGCTCAAGTGCGGGAGACGGCTGTGACAACGCTACGGGCTCATCCGTGGATCATTCGTCATGAGTGGGCGCGGGATACGCTAGGTCAGGCGGTAAGCACATTTGCCCTCTCGACGACATCGCCGGTATCGACCGCTCGCGAGCTCTGCGCTGAGATTAGATCCGCAATCCCCAGTCGCACGCTTTGGAACCGATGGTACGCTCGATGCACCTTCGGCGCGATTTGGGCCGACACAGCCAGGGTTCTGGCTTCTAGTGATCCCGCACGTGACCGGGATTCCGCCTACGCAGCCGCCATTGCCATAGCGACCATGCCTTCGTTTCTCCGTCGCCCGGGCCTGCTGCGACTTATTGTCCGGGGTGTGCTCGGGCGCCGTGCTGATACCATCTGTGCGGGATGGTATATGCGGATGCGGAACATGCTGGGAGCGGCAGAGCGATCTGCGAAAGCTCCGGGCCTTCGATGA